From the Myxococcales bacterium genome, the window CACGACGATCTCTCGTGTGGCGTCGGCGTCGGCGAGCTGGGGCAAGAATTCGCGAATCACCGCGAGTTCGTCGCGCTCTGCGTCGGCCTGTTCTTGACGGCCTGCGCTGTCAAAGGCCTCGATACTCTCCCCCCGCTGCTTTTCCAGGCGACGCAGTAGAGAGACCGAAACCTCGTCCGGCAGATCATCCGAGTTGTCCTTCTTCATTTCGTTGAGCAGAACTGCCCGCATGTTGCGGAGAGCGTTCAGCCTCAGCTTTTCCCTGGCCTTCATCGCGTCTTTCATTTGGCGGCTTACGTCTTCCACGATCGACATCCATTATCCCCTGA encodes:
- a CDS encoding GatB/YqeY domain-containing protein, with amino-acid sequence MSIVEDVSRQMKDAMKAREKLRLNALRNMRAVLLNEMKKDNSDDLPDEVSVSLLRRLEKQRGESIEAFDSAGRQEQADAERDELAVIREFLPQLADADATREIVVAAIEATGATSSGDVGKVMGAVMKQHKGKVDGNLARKIAAELLEA